One Desmodus rotundus isolate HL8 chromosome 4, HLdesRot8A.1, whole genome shotgun sequence DNA segment encodes these proteins:
- the HPSE gene encoding heparanase isoform X3, translating into MPALQKHLQSLPYYSQTHMCNSLMEVCFSLLKGSPKLRTLARGLSPAYLRFGGTKTDFLIFDPKKEPSFEERSYWQSQFNQDICKSGFIPSDVEKRLRLEWPFQEQLLLKEQYYKRFKNSTYSRSSVDILYTFASCSGLHLIFGLNALLRTADLQWNSSNAQLLLDYCSSQIYNISWELGNEPNSFQKKAGIFIDGWQLGEDFIKLHKLLGKSAFKNAKLYGPDVGQPRGKTVKMLRNFLKAGGEVIDSVTWHHYYLDGRTATKEDFLNPDVLDTFISPAQKIFQVVEKTRPHKKVWLGETSSAYGGGAPLLSDTFAAGFMWLDKLGLSARLGIEVVMRQVFFGAGNYHLVDENFEPLPDYWLSLLFKKLVGTNVLMASVKGRARSKLRVYLHCTNTNHPRYKEGDLTLYALNLRNVTEHFHLPHYLFDKEVDRYLVKPSGPDGLFSKYVQLNDKTLKMVDDHTLPALTEKPLSPGSPLSLPAFSYGFFVIRNARVAACL; encoded by the exons TTCTCCAAAGCTTCGTACTTTGGCCAGAGGTTTATCTCCTGCGTACCTGAGATTTGGTGGCACCAAGACAGACTTTCTCATTTTTGATCCCAAGAAGGAGCCAAGCTTTGAAGAGAGAAGTTACTGGCAATCTCAATTCAACCAGG ATATTTGCAAATCTGGATTTATCCCTTCTGATGTAGAGAAGAGGTTACGGTTGGAATGGCCATTCCAGGAGCAATTATTACTTAAAGAACAGTATTACAAAAGGTTCAAGAACAGCACCTACTCAA GAAGCTCAGTGGATATACTGTATACTTTTGCAAGTTGCTCAGGCTTGCACTTGATCTTTGGTCTAAATGCCTTACTACGAACAGCAGATTTGCAGTGGAACAGTTCTAATGCCCAGTTGCTCCTAGACTACTGCTCTTCTCAGATTTATAACATTTCTTGGGAACTAGGCAATG AACCTAACAGTTTCCAGAAGAAGGCTGGTATTTTCATCGATGGATGGCAGTTAGGAGAAGATTTTATTAAGTTGCATAAACTTCTAGGAAAATCTgctttcaaaaatgcaaaactcTATGGTCCTGATGTTGGTCAGCCTCGAGGAAAGACTGTTAAGATGCTGAGGAA tttcctgaAGGCTGGGGGAGAAGTGATTGATTCAGTTACATGGCATCA CTATTACTTGGATGGGCGAACCGCTACCAAAGAAGATTTTCTAAACCCTGATGTGTTGGACACTTTTATTTCACCTGCACAAAAAATTTTTCAg GTTGTTGAGAAGACCAGACCCCACAAGAAGGTTTGGTTAGGAGAAACAAGCTCTGCATACGGGGGTGGAGCACCCTTGCTGTCCGACACCTTTGCAGCTGGTTTTAT GTGGCTGGATAAATTGGGCCTGTCAGCCAGACTGGGCATAGAAGTGGTGATGAGGCAAGTGTTTTTTGGAGCTGGAAACTACCACTTAGTAGATGAAAACTTCGAACCTTTACCT GATTATTGGCTCTCTCTTCTATTCAAGAAACTGGTGGGCACCAATGTATTAATGGCGAGTGTGAAAGGTCGAGCCAGAAGCAAACTTCGAGTATACCTTCATTGCACAAACACCAACCA CCCAAGGTATAAAGAAGGAGATTTGACTCTGTATGCTTTAAATCTTCGTAATGTCACTGAGCACTTCCACTTACCACATTATTTATTTGACAAAGAAGTGGACAGATACCTTGTAAAACCTTCAGGACCTGACGGATTATTTTCCAA ATACGTCCAACTCAATGATAAAACTCTGAAGATGGTGGATGATCATACCCTGCCAGCTTTGACAGAAAAACCTCTCAGCCCAGGAAGTCCACTAAGCTTGCCAGCTTTCTCATATGGGTTTTTTGTAATAAGAAATG